One genomic window of Coffea eugenioides isolate CCC68of chromosome 1, Ceug_1.0, whole genome shotgun sequence includes the following:
- the LOC113764253 gene encoding protein YLS3-like isoform X1, which translates to MDPTYVPRSVPCMLVLLLMFFSTFCNADLNKDREKCANQLVGLAGCLPYVGGDAKSPTIDCCSGLKGVLQHSRECLCILVKDRNDPNLGLKINATLALSLPDKCHAPANVSDCPALLHLAPNSPDAKVFEDFAKNGNGSATAEAGGSSSTDKGSTGAAIKSDGGKGIRRLRIEMVLGLLIIVVLDMILPNFTVC; encoded by the exons ATGGATCCAACATATGTCCCTCGTTCAGTCCCATGCATGTTGGTATTActcttgatgttcttcagcaCTTTCTGTAACGCAGATTTGAACAAGGACAGAGAAAAATGTGCAAACCAGCTCGTAGGTTTAGCAGGTTGTCTTCCTTATGTTGGTGGTGATGCGAAATCTCCTACCATTGATTGTTGCAGTGGACTCAAAGGTGTCCTGCAACATAGCAGGGAATGCTTATGTATCTTGGTTAAGGATCGAAATGATCCTAACCTTGGTCTTAAGATTAATGCTACCTTAGCACTTAGCCTTCCTGACAAATGTCATGCACCAGCTAATGTCTCAGACTGCCCAG CCCTGCTACACTTGGCACCTAATTCGCCTGATGCTAAGGTATTTGAGGATTTTGCAAAGAATGGAAACGGCTCTGCAACTGCTGAAG CAGGAGGAAGTTCCAGTACTGACAAGGGATCAACTGGAGCTGCTATTAAGAGTGATGGAGGAAAAGGGATCAGGCGGTTGAGAATTGAGATGGTTTTAGGGCTCTTGAtcattgtggttcttgatatgATCCTACCCAATTTTACTGTTTGTTGA
- the LOC113756082 gene encoding uncharacterized protein LOC113756082 translates to MDHESKGRTWIGNIYHKFEAICQDVDDFVTKDNAKYVKNQVQTVGESMRTLYSNVVLDFQSSLEDIKQAKVQSGTIAQNNALGNNARYMLADKEKQRHASERGSSKEKDKVDFRSCDPDEVDHLGQLSPPPSADLSQVAEKDLRRREMSDAAFHNKTEMVLEENVKREDYLPTSNLNYPKDENSSELPLYWRDQHRPTDNLEFPVDNYLYGPLDSFNEGDQRKSFQAGFSPEVLVEDVELRTSGEDYMKCNGTDFSEETETYLVFEQDGENAISKESKICAEDNDTVQERPASEHASSSEAKNLWELLWTQEQPDCYDSYALKDRSTPMRCSSDDDKKSIDLGKCSPEILVPDNVLGIDPVEHLADSNADPAEEAVKSLTLEHNGSAGSTKHGMGLEENGRKENLVVDDRSYSSYGSSFDFSSHPREEHSKAADSNSLLDKGLCESLHASMNEEYWPTIQAKSSPETSLNDEGLRASQEEEGECNRPSCSNETETESDFSLDGYCSCMSSNFDVEENGFGEKHAAPEVLGCPGHNSIFESYLCSSKLHVENDDFSSQNGESSPGLSPISRKEDHIITNSAKISPVSSVNDAGVRAFLKNETICNSLSDVLSTNLSSELVSSDTCWELKVAQTEPSNYTASTELLDLLELPQANSSQKIEEVCFDDTDSTDCSSALSSISCASFSDLTSGNTAVSGMPAFPMTTYQQPFTGIFGVSANDIDDAEMETIDLSDEVKVEDSCVIMVNEILHAVSCRPRKFRSFKKLIQEAFASRRRLIKEYEQLSIRFGDIEADTSFHSEQLLSPYMPSASRPSQAHDLGESEWELL, encoded by the exons GACAATGCTAAATATGTAAAGAATCAAGTGCAAACAGTTGGTGAAAGCATGAGAACATTATATTCTAATGTGGTGCTTGATTTTCAATCTTCTTTGGAGGATATTAAACAAGCTAAAGTTCAGTCGGGGACCATTGCACAAAATAATGCTCTAGGGAACAATGCTAGATATATGCTAGCTGACAAAGAAAAGCAGAGACATGCCAGTGAAAGGGGATCATCTAAGGAGAAGGATAAAGTTGATTTTAGAAGTTGTGATCCAGATGAAGTGGACCATCTGGGACAGCTCAGCCCTCCACCTTCTGCAGATTTGTCCCAAGTAGCAGAAAAGGACTTGCGCAGGAGAGAAATGAGTGATGCTGCTTTCCACAATAAAACAGAGATGGTTCTTGAGGAGAATGTCAAAAGAGAGGATTATTTACCAACTAGTAACTTGAATTATCCTAAAGATGAAAATTCATCTGAATTACCATTATATTGGAGGGACCAGCATCGACCAACTGATAATTTGGAGTTTCCTGTTGATAATTATTTATATGGGCCATTAGACAGTTTTAATGAAGGAGATCAGAGAAAGAGCTTCCAGGCTGGGTTTTCTCCAGAGGTTTTAGTTGAGGATGTGGAGCTTAGAACATCTGGGGAGGACTATATGAAATGCAATGGTACAGATTTTTCTGAAGAAACAGAAACTTACTTGGTTTTTGAACAAGATGGTGAAAATGCAATCAGCAAGGAGTCAAAGATATGTGCTGAAGACAATGACACAGTTCAGGAGCGTCCAGCCTCTGAGCATGCAAGTTCCTCTGAGGCTAAGAATTTGTGGGAGTTATTATGGACACAGGAACAGCCAGATTGTTATGATTCTTATGCTTTGAAAGACAGAAGTACACCCATGAGATGTTCATCTGATGATGATAAAAAATCTATTGATCTGGGGAAATGTTCTCCAGAAATTTTGGTTCCTGATAATGTGCTTGGAATTGATCCAGTTGAACATTTAGCAGATAGTAATGCAGATCCTGCTGAGGAAGCAGTAAAAAGCCTGACTTTAGAACATAATGGTTCTGCAGGATCCACAAAACATGGTATGGGTCTTGAAGAGAACGGCAGAAAGGAGAATCTGGTGGTTGATGACAGAAGTTACTCTAGTTATGGAAGTTCATTCGATTTTTCATCACATCCAAGGGAGGAGCATTCTAAGGCTGCGGACTCAAATTCTCTGCTGGATAAAGGTTTGTGTGAATCATTACATGCTTCCATGAATGAAGAATATTGGCCAACCATTCAGGCAAAGTCATCACCAGAAACTTCACTTAATGATGAAGGGCTCAGAGCTTCTCAAGAAGAAGAGGGAGAATGTAATAGACCATCTTGTTCTAATGAAACTGAAACTGAATCTGACTTTTCTTTAGATGGATACTGCTCATGCATGTCCTCTAATTTCGATGTTGAGGAGAATGGCTTTGGGGAGAAACATGCAGCTCCAGAAGTTTTAGGGTGTCCTGGACATAATAGTATATTTGAGTCATACTTATGTTCGAGCAAGCTGCATGTGGAAAATGACGACTTCAGTTCTCAAAATGGTGAAAGTTCACCTGGATTGTCACCAATTTCTAGGAAAGAAGACCATATAATTACAAACTCTGCTAAGATTTCACCCGTTAGTTCAGTTAATGATGCTGGGGTTAGAGCCTTCCTGAAGAATGAGACAATATGCAATTCACTTTCAGATGTTTTGAGCACCAACCTATCATCTGAACTGGTTTCTTCAGATACTTGTTGGGAGCTTAAAGTAGCTCAGACAGAACCTTCAAATTATACTGCATCAACCGAACTTTTGGATCTGTTAGAACTTCCACAGGCAAATTCTAGTCAGAAAATAGAGGAAGTCTGTTTTGATGACACTGATTCCACTGATTGTTCGTCAGCGCTCTCCAGCATTTCCTGTGCATCCTTCTCTGATTTGACCTCTGGTAACACAGCTGTAAGTGGGATGCCTGCTTTCCCTATGACTACCTATCAACAACCCTTCACAG GGATCTTTGGTGTCTCTGCTAATGATATTGATGATGCCGAAATGGAGACAATCGATCTGTCTGATGAAGTAAAAGTTGAGGACAGTTGTGTCATCATGGTTAATGAAATACTCCATGCTGTCTCATGCAGACCAAGAAAATTTAGATCATTCaag AAACTGATTCAGGAGGCTTTTGCTTCAAGAAGGAGATTAATCAAGGAGTATGAGCAGTTGTCAATTCGGTTTGGTGACATTGAGGCAGATACCAGCTTCCATTCAGAGCAGTTACTTTCACCTTACATGCCATCTGCATCAAGACCTTCACAAGCACATGATTTGGGTGAGTCAGAGTGGGAGCTTCTGTAA
- the LOC113764253 gene encoding protein YLS3-like isoform X2 — MDPTYVPRSVPCMLVLLLMFFSTFCNADLNKDREKCANQLVGLAGCLPYVGGDAKSPTIDCCSGLKGVLQHSRECLCILVKDRNDPNLGLKINATLALSLPDKCHAPANVSDCPALLHLAPNSPDAKVFEDFAKNGNGSATAEGGSSSTDKGSTGAAIKSDGGKGIRRLRIEMVLGLLIIVVLDMILPNFTVC; from the exons ATGGATCCAACATATGTCCCTCGTTCAGTCCCATGCATGTTGGTATTActcttgatgttcttcagcaCTTTCTGTAACGCAGATTTGAACAAGGACAGAGAAAAATGTGCAAACCAGCTCGTAGGTTTAGCAGGTTGTCTTCCTTATGTTGGTGGTGATGCGAAATCTCCTACCATTGATTGTTGCAGTGGACTCAAAGGTGTCCTGCAACATAGCAGGGAATGCTTATGTATCTTGGTTAAGGATCGAAATGATCCTAACCTTGGTCTTAAGATTAATGCTACCTTAGCACTTAGCCTTCCTGACAAATGTCATGCACCAGCTAATGTCTCAGACTGCCCAG CCCTGCTACACTTGGCACCTAATTCGCCTGATGCTAAGGTATTTGAGGATTTTGCAAAGAATGGAAACGGCTCTGCAACTGCTGAAG GAGGAAGTTCCAGTACTGACAAGGGATCAACTGGAGCTGCTATTAAGAGTGATGGAGGAAAAGGGATCAGGCGGTTGAGAATTGAGATGGTTTTAGGGCTCTTGAtcattgtggttcttgatatgATCCTACCCAATTTTACTGTTTGTTGA